ATGGTAAAAGTGAACGTATTATTTTTTTGTCTTGGAATTTCCAATCAATTGATCCATGAAGTTTGGTAATCCTTGCCACACCTTCAACATAGCGTGGTTCACCTCTAATTCCGGGCGGATTATAATGGTAATCAAGTTCAAGCCTTGTATTTCTGAAAACAGGTTGGATCTTGCCTTTAAATCTGTCAAGTAACAAAACACCTGTCGCATCAGCTGCTAACTCAATAAACCTATCATAATTGGTAGTAAAAATATTCAGCCTTTCTCTGGAAGCTGCTCTGCTTGTGAAGCTTAAAATAAAGCTTTTCAATAAATTGAAAGCTTCAATTGCTTTTGCATCATCTTTACCCAATTTATCGTTAAACTGCTGTTCAGCATCTAATATAGCCTCAATAAACTTTAGTAACTTCGCATCTAATTCTTTTTTTAGAGGTTTGGCTCTTGCATCATCTAAAAGATATAAGCCGTTTATTAGTTCTAAAGCAATACGAATATCATCTTCAATATTCGCTTCTCCTCGCTCCATTTTTCCCGCGGCTTCGTCAGCTTTACTTTTAACTTGCTCTCCTAAGTCATCCTCTAAGGTAAGCCTGTCCATACCTTGTGCTTTTACATCAGCAACAAAAGATACAGCACTTGTAAGACCTGCGCCAACAAGTAATGAAAGATGTTCACTTTGAAATATCGCAGATAGCCAAGGTTCTACTTCTTTTTTCAAATTATCAGGCTCAATCGTATCAATATCTGATGTTGAAATAGTAGTCGTATTGGTTTTTAAAATGTGAGCATCATTCCAATCAATTTTAAAAAGGCTCATAATAATATGTTTTATAATTTTTAACCAGTTATATATAGTATTTGAAAGCCAATGGTGGTGCTTGGATATCGGTACTCGCAGTAAGTATCTCGCCTATTTTATCCGCAAAACGTAATGTTACTGGAATTCCATCGGCATAAATACAGGCATTATAATTTAGCTTTGTCAAAGCCATTATATCTTTCAAAACCTGTTCAATATCAGCATTCCCTTTATTGATTTCTATAAAAATTGGATTAGGGACTTCTAAGGATAATGTTGTTTGAGTTTTAGGAACGTAACCAATAGTCCAAAGAAATGCAGACCTTTCATTTACAACAAATGCATTTCCCCTCATTATCGGATAAGCACCCTCTTCTTTGAATAATTTTATTTGTGGACGTGTATCAATGGAAATTCCTACAAGGTTTGTTCCTTCAGGAACAACCTCTTTAAAAGCATCCCATTCCTCTTTGTTGAATTTGGTTTTAGAATGGATAAATATTTCTTTGGGATTTTCTCCCATTTGTTCTTGGTAAGATTTTATCGCTTGCGATAAAAGTGCTTTCGCTTCTTTGGGCTTTAGATGAAATTCTCCCTTTTTAGGATTATACCAAGGTCCAACAGCACCTTTAAAAACCGTTCCGTCTCCACTATCTAAAAACATTTGAGCTGCACAACAGGCGTTTTTAATGTTCTTATCCCTTTCCAATTGTTTATAGACTAAGCCTAAATAACATACCCCTTCACGAATATCAGAAAGCTTCCAGGGTTTACCTCCTGCTTTATAATAAGCTGCTGTTGAAACCGTCCACGCAAGATGTCCTTCTATTTTTTTGAAATTGCGTAGAGGTTGCCCGAATTTATTTGTAAAACTTTCCCAAGCCAATGTACTTTCTCTTAAAATTTGTGTGGTAATCATATGAGGAAGCAACCTTGCTTTTAGTTGGTCGTGAAATTGAGCATCGTATTTATAGGGCTCTGCGGCAACATTATCTTCATCAAAAAGTGATGGTGTAGAAATAAATTTCTTTGCCTGACTTTTCTTTAACGTTGATTTTCTTTGCAATAAGTCTTTGGGTAATATAGAATTGGGTCTGCAATATTGAAATATTACGTCTGGCACCATGACAAACCAAACATCTATTTTATCCTCGTCATTTTTTACAGCTTGAAGAATTTTATTTATAAATAGGTTTACCACTTCATACGTTCTTGTATGATTATTATCTAATGAAATTGCTTCGTTTATTTCTTCATCTGTAACCTCTTTGAATGAAATATTATTTGCTTCCCATTTGCAATTGAAAACTGCTTCAAATCCAGGAAAGAATGGGCGGGTAATATTGTTTGAATTATAAACAGGCTTTTGAATTTTATCAATGTAATTCTTAAAGATTTCTAAACCTCGTTTTGTTCCAATTACACCGCTTCTAATACCATAAATCTTAGGTTGTTCCAATGGGCCAAATAATGCTAATCCATCACGCACGTCTTCGCAACTTTGATTAAATGCGAATTTCATTTTAGGTTCTTCTATGTATAAAAGGTTGCTCATTGGTTTTCTACTGGTTTTTCTTCAAGTTCTTCATTTTCTACACTATCCAAGTAAGTCATATCAGAAAGCTCTACTTCTTCATCTAATAATTCCTTTTCCGGTATAACATAGCTTTTATTACTTAAAAATTCTTTGGGACTTGCTGATATGATAATCTTTTCTTCACTTCCCACATCGAAGGAAAAAGTATTTTCATTCCCAGACAGATAAGAAACAAAGGCTTGCATTTTGTTTTTCCAATCATCATTATACCAGCCCTTTCCTTGTTTTCTTCTCGCACTATGCTGAATTGAGGCTTTATCAATTAAAGTTTCCCCATCAGTGGTGAAATAAATATGCGAATTGAAAACCAATACAGGGAAAGGATATAGCTTTGTGTAGGATGATAACCCGTAGTGCCAATGTTTATCTTTCTGTTTACCTACCAAGAGAACTTTATTGTGCTTATCCTTGTCAAGTGTTCCTTTTTTAAACCAATATCCAATCTTGTTTGACATTTGATAGGGTTCTATATTTCTTTCCGCAAAAAATTTGTCAATAGCCAGATTACAAAGTCTTACAATTGCACGC
This genomic interval from Pseudopedobacter saltans DSM 12145 contains the following:
- a CDS encoding SIR2 family protein — encoded protein: MSLFKIDWNDAHILKTNTTTISTSDIDTIEPDNLKKEVEPWLSAIFQSEHLSLLVGAGLTSAVSFVADVKAQGMDRLTLEDDLGEQVKSKADEAAGKMERGEANIEDDIRIALELINGLYLLDDARAKPLKKELDAKLLKFIEAILDAEQQFNDKLGKDDAKAIEAFNLLKSFILSFTSRAASRERLNIFTTNYDRFIELAADATGVLLLDRFKGKIQPVFRNTRLELDYHYNPPGIRGEPRYVEGVARITKLHGSIDWKFQDKKIIRSLLPFGAKSDHPEVPQEVSEKVVIYPNSSKDIETAFYPYAELFRDFSSAICQPNSVIITYGYGFGDSHINRVIEDMLTIPSTHLVIIAWDINYAKEGEHINYGAARDRIIKFLENKNAAQCTLLIGSHFGDLNNLVEYYLPKSAIDRLTVKMQKLKDSRGEGHNVAANNDNQQNEEL
- a CDS encoding argonaute/piwi family protein, which encodes MSNLLYIEEPKMKFAFNQSCEDVRDGLALFGPLEQPKIYGIRSGVIGTKRGLEIFKNYIDKIQKPVYNSNNITRPFFPGFEAVFNCKWEANNISFKEVTDEEINEAISLDNNHTRTYEVVNLFINKILQAVKNDEDKIDVWFVMVPDVIFQYCRPNSILPKDLLQRKSTLKKSQAKKFISTPSLFDEDNVAAEPYKYDAQFHDQLKARLLPHMITTQILRESTLAWESFTNKFGQPLRNFKKIEGHLAWTVSTAAYYKAGGKPWKLSDIREGVCYLGLVYKQLERDKNIKNACCAAQMFLDSGDGTVFKGAVGPWYNPKKGEFHLKPKEAKALLSQAIKSYQEQMGENPKEIFIHSKTKFNKEEWDAFKEVVPEGTNLVGISIDTRPQIKLFKEEGAYPIMRGNAFVVNERSAFLWTIGYVPKTQTTLSLEVPNPIFIEINKGNADIEQVLKDIMALTKLNYNACIYADGIPVTLRFADKIGEILTASTDIQAPPLAFKYYI